Proteins encoded together in one Apus apus isolate bApuApu2 chromosome Z, bApuApu2.pri.cur, whole genome shotgun sequence window:
- the TUSC1 gene encoding tumor suppressor candidate gene 1 protein, with product MRRMRVVDGRWGCEGSAWRGRAGRAAAGRGPRGGAEELTEPGGGQTGWRGQSRGSLQQLAERYADLAASHSEALRQREEREWHNARLRQENARLRLENRRLRRENRCLFRQALLGPGPDSPDKPFAADPGEEVEALRVQLRRLQEKHRRALQHLRRHRAAGGPEASQLDDGELDELLAEDDHEQPLEKRSLVPLA from the coding sequence ATGAGGCGCATGCGCGTTGTGGACGGGCGCTGGGGCTGCGAGGGCTCGGcgtggcggggccgggcgggacgCGCCGCCGCCGGGAGAGgtccccgcggcggggccgagGAGCTGACCGAGCCGGGCGGCGGCCAGACGGGCTGGCGCGGGCAGTCGCGGGGCTCGCTGCAGCAGCTGGCGGAGCGGTACGCGGACCTGGCGGCCAGCCACAGCGAGGCGCTGCGGCAGCGGGAGGAACGGGAGTGGCATAACGCGCGGCTACGCCAAGAAAACGCGCGGCTGCGGCTGGAGAACCGCCGCCTGCGCCGTGAGAACCGCTGCCTCTTCCGCCAGGCCTTGCTGGGTCCCGGCCCCGACAGCCCCGACAAGCCTTTCGCCGCGGACCCGGGCGAGGAGGTGGAGGCCCTGCGCGTCCAGCTGAGGCGGCTGCAAGAGAAGCACCGGCGGGCCTTGCAGCACCTGCGGCGGCACCGGGCTGCCGGCGGGCCGGAGGCCTCGCAGCTGGACGACGGGGAGCTGGACGAGCTGCTGGCGGAGGACGACCACGAGCAGCCActggagaagaggagcctgGTGCCGCTGGCGTAG